A window of the Synechococcus sp. M16.1 genome harbors these coding sequences:
- a CDS encoding YdcF family protein, with the protein MSYLLSKILPLALLPLGFSLILLAVSLVFRWRWPVIIAALLLWVFSLGLVSQSLWCWLEAPWQRRSALEAPQADAIVVLSGGRHPAPGPARLSEWHDPDRFIAGLELFRAGRAPRLLFTGGVSPFSPGQPPEGQHYRQEAALLGVPEAAMASTPPVRNTADEAVAIRRLLPVRQSRVLLVTSAFHMRRSQRLFERQGMEVLPFPVDFQARGRWAGPLWRDPTQWLPSATALYNSSRALRELLGRLVYRAW; encoded by the coding sequence ATGTCTTATCTCCTTAGCAAGATTCTTCCCTTGGCTCTGTTGCCCCTGGGATTCAGCCTGATCCTTCTAGCGGTGAGTTTGGTTTTCCGTTGGCGCTGGCCTGTGATTATCGCCGCCCTGCTGCTTTGGGTCTTTTCCCTCGGGTTAGTGAGTCAGAGCCTCTGGTGCTGGCTGGAAGCCCCCTGGCAGCGCCGCTCCGCCTTGGAGGCCCCCCAGGCCGATGCCATCGTTGTGCTCAGCGGCGGTCGCCATCCCGCCCCCGGCCCGGCTCGATTAAGCGAGTGGCACGATCCCGACCGCTTCATTGCTGGCCTTGAATTGTTTCGCGCTGGTAGGGCGCCGCGCTTGCTGTTCACTGGGGGGGTCAGCCCCTTTAGCCCTGGTCAGCCCCCCGAAGGACAGCACTATCGCCAGGAAGCTGCATTGCTCGGCGTGCCTGAAGCGGCTATGGCCAGTACTCCGCCGGTGCGCAACACAGCGGATGAGGCAGTAGCCATTCGCCGGCTGCTGCCTGTCCGTCAATCCCGGGTGTTGTTGGTGACCAGCGCCTTTCACATGCGTCGCTCCCAACGCCTGTTCGAACGCCAGGGGATGGAGGTGCTGCCGTTCCCGGTGGACTTCCAGGCCCGTGGCCGCTGGGCAGGTCCGCTCTGGCGTGATCCCACCCAGTGGTTGCCGAGCGCTACAGCCCTGTACAACAGCTCCCGCGCCTTGCGGGAACTTTTGGGGCGGTTGGTGTATCGGGCCTGGTGA
- a CDS encoding nucleoside-diphosphate sugar epimerase/dehydratase codes for MLYSFSTNALLNLPPAFRRLLLVAIDAIFLPLVVWLSFWMRLSHPFHGSFVNAGSWLLIAILLVGLPIYALTGQYKGLTRYVGSSAFYKLAVRNGLVVLFLVVIGVILRLPMPPRSSWVLLWFLLTGFTGAVRFALRDVLLNLRYTQHKHQLRVAIYGAGEAGAQLAASLRLAGNHRIVTFLDDNPAYWGRSINGVAIRPPHVLMEKESSIDQVLLAIPSLPRSERRRIVDSFQRLGITMLQVPSVDDLTSGRARIDALRPILIEDLLGRDEVPADLQLLGPGIRGAVVCVTGAGGSIGSELCRQILALSPALLILLERSEPALYAIEQELRSLVPDGVRLQLVLGSATDPQLLQHLFTDQSVQLVFHAAAYKHVPLVEANPLAGLANNVLSTDQVCRAAVSSGACQVVLISTDKAVRPTNVMGASKRLAELVVQAHAARCSSTCFAMVRFGNVLASSGSVVPLFRRQIAAGGPITLTHPEIIRYFMTISEAASLVLQASVLAQGGDVFLLDMGEPVRIKDLAEQMVRLSGLSLRDAAHPDGDIEIVCTGLRPGEKLYEELLIDAQSQPTSHPLIYRAEERSLSPEDLWPQLSELETAIAAQDVDLALGLLSRLVPEWQRCETGCQL; via the coding sequence ATGCTTTATTCATTTTCTACCAATGCACTTTTAAATTTGCCGCCAGCCTTCAGGCGTCTTCTGCTTGTAGCTATAGATGCGATTTTTCTGCCCTTAGTGGTTTGGCTGAGCTTTTGGATGCGATTATCGCACCCATTTCATGGCAGCTTCGTCAACGCTGGTAGTTGGTTGTTGATTGCCATTCTCCTCGTTGGCCTACCTATCTATGCATTAACGGGGCAATACAAAGGTCTAACTCGTTACGTGGGGAGTTCCGCCTTTTACAAGCTAGCCGTTCGCAATGGCCTTGTGGTGCTGTTCCTGGTTGTTATCGGTGTGATTCTGCGGTTGCCGATGCCTCCCCGCAGCAGCTGGGTTCTTTTGTGGTTTTTGCTCACCGGATTCACGGGTGCGGTTCGCTTTGCTCTGCGGGATGTGTTGCTCAATCTTCGTTATACCCAGCACAAGCACCAGTTGCGTGTAGCCATCTACGGCGCCGGTGAAGCCGGTGCCCAGCTGGCAGCGTCTTTGCGTTTGGCGGGCAACCACAGGATTGTCACCTTCCTCGACGACAATCCGGCCTATTGGGGCCGATCCATTAACGGTGTTGCGATTAGGCCACCCCACGTCCTGATGGAAAAGGAGAGCTCCATTGATCAGGTTCTCCTGGCGATTCCTTCTCTTCCCCGCAGTGAACGTCGCCGCATCGTCGATAGTTTTCAGCGTCTTGGCATCACCATGTTGCAGGTGCCGTCGGTGGATGACCTCACCTCTGGTCGCGCTCGCATTGATGCCTTGAGGCCAATCTTGATTGAAGATTTGCTTGGACGTGATGAGGTGCCCGCCGATCTCCAGCTGCTTGGGCCAGGTATTCGTGGTGCGGTTGTCTGCGTCACTGGTGCTGGTGGTTCGATTGGTTCAGAGCTCTGCCGTCAGATCCTGGCGTTGTCGCCGGCGCTGTTGATCCTGCTGGAGCGGAGTGAACCTGCGCTCTATGCCATCGAGCAGGAGCTTCGTTCTCTGGTGCCTGATGGCGTGCGGCTTCAGTTAGTGCTGGGCAGTGCTACCGACCCGCAGTTGCTCCAGCACTTGTTCACCGATCAGTCAGTGCAGCTGGTGTTCCATGCGGCTGCTTACAAACACGTTCCCCTAGTGGAGGCCAATCCCTTGGCGGGCCTGGCCAACAACGTGCTCTCTACAGATCAGGTTTGCCGCGCCGCAGTTTCCAGCGGTGCCTGCCAGGTGGTGCTCATCTCTACCGATAAAGCCGTGCGTCCCACCAACGTGATGGGTGCGTCCAAGCGTCTCGCCGAATTGGTTGTGCAGGCCCACGCTGCCAGGTGCAGCAGCACCTGCTTTGCCATGGTGCGCTTTGGCAACGTGCTCGCTTCCTCAGGGTCTGTGGTCCCCCTATTCCGTCGCCAGATTGCGGCAGGCGGGCCGATCACCCTCACCCATCCAGAGATCATCCGCTATTTCATGACCATCTCTGAGGCGGCCTCGCTGGTGTTGCAGGCCTCCGTGCTGGCTCAAGGTGGTGATGTCTTCTTGCTGGATATGGGTGAACCAGTGCGGATCAAAGACTTGGCCGAGCAGATGGTGCGATTGAGTGGTTTATCCCTGCGCGATGCAGCCCATCCGGATGGAGATATTGAGATTGTTTGTACCGGTTTACGACCTGGCGAGAAGCTATATGAGGAGCTCTTAATCGATGCTCAATCCCAGCCCACATCCCATCCCCTGATTTACCGGGCAGAAGAGAGATCCTTGTCTCCAGAGGATCTCTGGCCACAATTGAGTGAATTGGAAACAGCGATTGCAGCCCAGGATGTTGATCTGGCCCTTGGGCTTTTGTCACGACTGGTGCCGGAGTGGCAACGGTGCGAGACCGGATGTCAGCTATGA
- a CDS encoding glycosyltransferase family 4 protein yields MFAVLALSAGTAISSLLLRALIPKLRASFLDQPNSRSSHHVPTPRGGGISFVLVSSVASLFALFSGQSDVAALAPLLSVSLAVVGLLDDRYNLPAFWRFCVQLLTASAFLYFSPLVPFIAFPGVFSSLFFSVAFGFLVIVITAVVNFTNFMDGLDGLVAGCMALIIAAMAIVLDAPWPLWALVGSLLGFLPWNWSPAKVFMGDAGSTFLGAVFACLVLQATSWADAFGCLLVATPLLGDAFFCLLRRLLAGHRVFQAHRLHLFQRLHQAGWPHCRVSLTYVAATALLALAMVTGGWPLVFVFAVVELLLGVWLDQKFAVSFSVASKS; encoded by the coding sequence TTGTTTGCAGTATTAGCCCTCTCCGCCGGAACAGCTATTTCCTCGCTGCTTCTCCGTGCACTTATCCCGAAATTGCGTGCTTCTTTTCTTGATCAGCCCAATTCCCGCAGTTCCCACCATGTCCCTACTCCGCGTGGTGGTGGCATCTCTTTTGTTTTAGTCAGTTCTGTTGCTTCACTTTTTGCGCTATTTAGTGGCCAATCCGACGTTGCCGCATTAGCCCCCTTGCTCTCCGTTTCGCTTGCTGTTGTTGGCTTGCTTGACGACCGTTATAACTTGCCAGCGTTTTGGCGCTTCTGCGTTCAGCTTTTGACTGCTTCTGCATTTCTTTATTTTAGCCCTCTTGTCCCATTCATTGCTTTCCCCGGAGTATTTAGCTCTTTATTTTTCTCTGTTGCCTTTGGCTTTCTTGTGATTGTCATAACAGCCGTAGTTAATTTTACCAACTTTATGGACGGACTCGATGGCCTGGTGGCTGGTTGCATGGCTCTGATCATTGCGGCAATGGCAATTGTTCTCGATGCGCCCTGGCCATTGTGGGCCTTGGTGGGTTCCTTGCTTGGCTTCCTGCCTTGGAACTGGAGCCCCGCCAAGGTGTTCATGGGCGACGCTGGTAGTACCTTTCTTGGTGCGGTGTTCGCTTGCCTAGTGCTTCAGGCCACCAGCTGGGCAGATGCGTTTGGCTGCCTTCTGGTAGCCACACCCCTCCTGGGAGATGCTTTTTTTTGTTTGCTCCGCCGTTTACTGGCTGGACATCGGGTTTTCCAGGCCCATCGTCTTCACCTTTTCCAGCGTCTGCACCAGGCCGGCTGGCCTCATTGCCGGGTCTCTCTTACTTATGTTGCGGCCACGGCATTGCTGGCTTTGGCCATGGTCACGGGAGGTTGGCCCTTGGTTTTTGTTTTTGCTGTAGTTGAGTTGTTGCTCGGAGTTTGGTTGGATCAAAAGTTCGCGGTGTCCTTCTCCGTGGCATCCAAGAGCTGA
- a CDS encoding glycosyltransferase, with the protein MAVPSFLIVVPTYNSYRLLPVLVSSLTSQTYLNWRVLFVDGPSSSSHRSYLNNLASSDPRFQWVEQDPSMPGIFGAMNYGIQFARSSDWLLFWGSDDWAPASTVLAQAASVLSMDQSSGTLPDLLVCVGRYVNGLTGDLKRYSSFTKPCVLDSSLFRRILFWGSTPPHQATFFGPGAYNLLASYSSGFSLSADLNYFLELSRMPGLTVRCLDLELVHMSTGGVSSRFFLSRLIEVFTAYWNAFGWLCPFSFFSRYVRRFSNLLAFES; encoded by the coding sequence TTGGCTGTCCCCTCCTTTCTGATTGTCGTACCAACCTACAATTCTTATCGTTTATTGCCAGTACTAGTCTCATCTTTAACTTCTCAAACATACCTTAATTGGCGTGTTCTTTTTGTTGATGGTCCTTCTTCTTCTTCTCATCGTAGTTATCTGAATAATCTTGCTTCATCTGATCCACGATTCCAGTGGGTTGAACAAGACCCCTCAATGCCAGGGATTTTTGGTGCCATGAATTATGGCATTCAGTTTGCAAGATCATCTGATTGGCTTTTGTTTTGGGGATCTGATGACTGGGCCCCCGCTTCCACCGTATTGGCTCAGGCGGCATCTGTACTTTCTATGGATCAATCTTCTGGAACGCTGCCTGATCTTCTGGTTTGTGTTGGTCGTTACGTTAACGGTCTCACAGGTGATCTCAAGCGATATTCCTCTTTTACTAAACCTTGTGTGTTGGATTCCTCCTTATTCAGAAGAATTTTGTTTTGGGGTTCAACGCCACCGCATCAAGCAACTTTTTTCGGCCCTGGAGCCTACAATCTTCTTGCCTCCTATAGTTCTGGATTCAGTTTGTCTGCAGATCTCAATTATTTCCTTGAGCTGAGCCGAATGCCAGGTCTTACTGTCCGTTGTTTAGACTTGGAATTGGTACATATGAGCACTGGTGGAGTCAGTAGCCGATTCTTCTTGAGTCGATTGATTGAGGTATTCACTGCTTACTGGAATGCTTTTGGATGGCTTTGTCCTTTTTCATTTTTCAGTCGTTATGTTCGCCGTTTTAGCAATCTTTTGGCTTTCGAGAGCTAA
- a CDS encoding glycosyltransferase family 2 protein, with protein sequence MNIAALCASHNRSHLTLRSVQQVFYQLKSTGFHFTIFVVDSESDDDTVIVLNKHLPLVQIIPAKSDDFWARAMSKGFDFISTHYNFDHLLVFNDDIDLFDNAIPQLFKELEFNTKTTDDQIVICGSFLDKTLSFVSYGGLKRVSRYLFKFSKQTPSFECCIQVDTLNMNLALIPRICLLHDDFLYHAYQHGYADYDFGLQFSKRGGKILLCKGYQGICEHHPPSQIHSKSFLISSFLRLKHICHIKRQPPKYRLLYCWRNSGLLWPFYFLIPYLRAFLSSHE encoded by the coding sequence ATGAATATTGCAGCACTTTGTGCCTCTCATAACCGTTCTCACCTCACTCTTCGTTCAGTTCAACAAGTTTTTTATCAGCTTAAATCAACTGGTTTTCACTTTACGATCTTTGTTGTTGATTCTGAATCTGACGACGATACAGTAATTGTACTAAACAAACACCTACCATTAGTTCAAATTATTCCTGCTAAATCAGATGACTTCTGGGCCCGTGCAATGTCTAAAGGCTTTGATTTTATCTCCACTCACTATAATTTCGATCATCTTTTGGTCTTTAACGACGATATTGATCTTTTTGATAATGCCATTCCACAGCTTTTTAAAGAGTTAGAATTTAACACTAAAACAACTGATGATCAAATTGTCATATGTGGTTCCTTTCTTGACAAAACTCTCTCTTTTGTTTCTTATGGTGGTTTAAAAAGAGTGTCTCGATATCTATTCAAATTCTCTAAACAGACACCCTCATTTGAATGTTGTATTCAAGTTGATACTCTTAACATGAATCTTGCTTTGATTCCCCGTATTTGTCTTTTACATGATGATTTTCTGTATCATGCATACCAACATGGATATGCTGACTACGATTTTGGCTTACAATTTTCGAAACGAGGCGGGAAAATACTTCTTTGTAAAGGCTATCAAGGAATCTGCGAGCATCACCCCCCTTCGCAAATCCATTCAAAATCCTTTCTTATCAGTTCTTTTTTAAGGCTCAAGCATATTTGTCATATTAAACGCCAGCCTCCTAAATATCGTCTTCTTTATTGTTGGCGCAATTCTGGTCTTCTTTGGCCGTTTTATTTCCTAATCCCCTATCTAAGAGCTTTCCTATCCTCTCATGAATAA
- a CDS encoding ABC transporter ATP-binding protein gives MKRLVECVLKFREQKKKRMIKRSKSRSSTMMLFLIIWEMLKAKRRIQLSLLVILAFVSALAELISLGTVIPFLAVISQPEKIWNVPIVQNISGLLEITSKEGLLAPATILFIVATIASSCIRVLNVWANGKVASEIGSDISCMAFNKVLQRNYQYHINTNTSKIISTITTQVNQLVVALNALLQLTISTAIATSLMVGMLTISFKITCISIGVLVIIYWNIILIVKKDLQLNGRLITDASSKQIKVLQESLGMIREVILGHHQGIYSLLYREIDLPQRKLQARNKFLGVFPRYLLEATGITGIAIIGYVLTVNQPEKGLSSIALLGALALGAQRLLPTIQQIYTNWSTFNTRNAAIYDVIILIGGEKESTVMTSYGKIEKVEKIEMRNLCFKYSTNERKILDNVNFEIKSGEKVAIIGTTGSGKSTAIDMLMGLIQPTSGKIMVNGKDINDGDKSMNLKSWRNSVAHVPQSIYLIDSTIAKNIAFGIPERDIDMDKVKYVAKRAQISGFIDSLDDKYSHLVGENGVKLSGGQRQRLGIARALYKDAQVLILDEATSALDDKTEGVLMKSLLHSYKDMTIIMVAHRLSSIKYCESVYKLEKGRLNKWEKEDKS, from the coding sequence TTGAAACGATTGGTGGAATGCGTGCTAAAATTTAGAGAACAGAAAAAAAAAAGAATGATAAAAAGATCTAAGAGCAGAAGTTCAACAATGATGCTGTTCTTAATAATATGGGAAATGTTAAAGGCTAAGCGAAGAATACAACTGTCATTGTTAGTAATATTAGCCTTTGTGAGTGCACTAGCTGAGCTTATATCATTAGGTACCGTCATACCTTTTCTAGCAGTAATCAGTCAACCAGAGAAAATTTGGAATGTACCTATTGTTCAAAATATTTCAGGTTTATTGGAGATTACATCAAAAGAGGGGTTATTGGCACCAGCTACAATTTTATTTATAGTGGCAACAATAGCATCTTCATGCATAAGAGTATTAAATGTATGGGCAAATGGAAAGGTAGCATCCGAGATCGGATCCGATATAAGCTGCATGGCGTTCAACAAGGTTTTACAGAGAAACTATCAATACCATATAAATACCAACACAAGTAAAATCATAAGTACGATAACAACACAAGTAAATCAATTAGTTGTTGCGCTAAATGCCCTACTACAACTGACAATATCAACAGCTATAGCAACAAGCCTGATGGTAGGAATGCTAACAATAAGCTTTAAAATAACGTGTATTTCAATTGGAGTTTTAGTAATTATATACTGGAATATAATCCTGATCGTAAAAAAGGATCTACAATTAAACGGTCGCTTGATAACAGATGCATCATCAAAACAAATTAAAGTTTTGCAGGAGTCACTGGGCATGATACGCGAGGTTATTCTTGGACACCATCAAGGGATATATTCATTGTTGTACAGAGAGATAGACTTACCTCAACGAAAACTACAGGCACGAAATAAGTTCCTAGGGGTATTTCCAAGATATTTATTAGAAGCAACCGGGATAACGGGAATTGCAATAATTGGATATGTGCTTACAGTTAACCAGCCTGAAAAAGGGCTTTCTTCTATTGCACTGTTAGGAGCACTAGCTTTAGGCGCACAGAGACTATTACCAACAATACAACAGATATATACAAATTGGAGTACATTTAATACACGAAATGCAGCGATATATGATGTCATAATACTTATAGGGGGTGAAAAGGAATCAACGGTAATGACAAGCTATGGCAAAATAGAAAAAGTTGAAAAAATTGAGATGAGAAACTTATGCTTTAAGTACAGTACCAATGAAAGAAAAATTCTTGATAATGTAAACTTTGAAATAAAGTCTGGCGAAAAAGTAGCAATTATTGGAACTACGGGTAGTGGTAAAAGCACAGCAATTGATATGCTGATGGGATTAATACAGCCAACTTCTGGGAAAATAATGGTAAATGGAAAAGATATTAATGATGGCGACAAAAGTATGAATTTAAAAAGTTGGAGAAATAGCGTGGCACATGTACCTCAATCAATCTATTTAATAGACAGTACTATCGCAAAGAATATAGCATTTGGTATTCCAGAAAGAGATATTGATATGGATAAAGTTAAATACGTAGCCAAAAGGGCTCAAATATCAGGATTTATTGATAGCCTTGATGATAAATACAGTCATTTAGTAGGCGAAAATGGGGTAAAGTTAAGTGGAGGGCAACGTCAAAGATTAGGAATTGCCAGGGCACTCTATAAGGATGCACAAGTTTTGATATTGGATGAAGCTACAAGTGCTTTAGATGATAAAACCGAGGGAGTGTTAATGAAATCATTGCTACATAGCTACAAAGATATGACAATAATTATGGTTGCACACAGACTGTCATCAATTAAATACTGCGAGAGCGTGTACAAGTTGGAGAAAGGAAGGCTTAATAAGTGGGAAAAGGAGGATAAAAGTTGA
- a CDS encoding bifunctional 2-polyprenyl-6-hydroxyphenol methylase/3-demethylubiquinol 3-O-methyltransferase UbiG translates to MSRLYQRLISSLPEVYQPIILKDKVLASGLRNNCEDRFNAISHLIGDNQTILDIGSNAGYFSIKIANEFKNSLIVSVESSPHYANLQRQLITDSKISNIVLINASMNLNWLDEAYKACVYFDHVLVLSVIHHFDQPRKVLKALSKVCKSIIIEMPHAEEKDVCGKKGIESIDIDFMRQLKPYFKKLTFESDIHTDDNRKRCYYHCYENEYERKAYYPYIGYPYSQRKYEIRSNKELKYYKHHLDKEIEATPGINLVDCYQLGPILSPNTRRIFMTIRAQIDELSKGDKSGYGDIRPWNIVLGSRGPFLIDYIMTNDLNPSLKLSRDRDIARIGLFLIKKHYKLSLSFSLPILKNYLLYNIRNFTKTCVSYFKKIKRKDG, encoded by the coding sequence GTGTCAAGACTCTATCAGCGGCTAATCAGTTCGCTTCCCGAAGTATATCAACCAATAATCTTAAAAGATAAGGTCTTGGCAAGTGGCCTAAGGAACAATTGTGAAGATAGATTTAATGCAATATCGCACCTGATAGGTGACAATCAGACGATTCTAGATATTGGCTCAAATGCCGGATATTTTTCGATAAAGATAGCAAACGAATTTAAGAATAGCCTAATCGTATCTGTTGAGTCTTCTCCGCATTATGCAAATCTACAGCGCCAGCTTATAACTGACTCAAAAATAAGTAATATTGTATTGATAAATGCTTCTATGAACCTAAATTGGTTAGATGAAGCCTATAAAGCATGTGTTTATTTTGACCATGTTCTTGTACTTTCAGTAATTCATCATTTCGATCAACCAAGAAAGGTGTTGAAAGCACTATCAAAAGTATGTAAATCAATAATAATTGAAATGCCTCATGCGGAGGAAAAAGATGTCTGCGGAAAAAAAGGTATTGAATCAATTGATATTGATTTCATGAGACAATTAAAGCCCTACTTTAAGAAACTAACATTTGAGTCTGATATACATACAGATGATAACAGGAAGCGCTGCTATTACCATTGCTATGAGAATGAATACGAACGTAAAGCATACTACCCATACATCGGCTATCCTTACTCTCAACGAAAATATGAGATAAGATCCAATAAAGAATTAAAATATTACAAACATCACTTGGATAAAGAAATTGAAGCAACTCCAGGCATAAATCTAGTTGACTGTTATCAACTAGGACCCATTCTTTCGCCAAATACTCGAAGGATATTTATGACAATAAGGGCTCAAATAGATGAGTTATCAAAAGGAGATAAATCTGGATATGGTGATATAAGACCATGGAATATAGTTTTAGGATCTAGAGGTCCCTTCCTTATAGATTATATAATGACAAATGATCTCAATCCTTCTCTCAAATTATCGAGGGATAGAGATATAGCAAGAATTGGTTTATTCCTTATTAAAAAACACTATAAGCTCTCCCTAAGCTTTTCATTACCTATTCTCAAGAATTACTTACTATACAACATCAGGAATTTTACAAAGACGTGCGTTTCATATTTTAAGAAAATAAAGCGAAAGGATGGATAA
- a CDS encoding cytidylyltransferase domain-containing protein has translation MANSVLFVIIARMGSKGIKNKNLCEIGGITLVEHTIRAAKTAASQIHGSRIVVSTDGQEIIDIALKNKVDAPFVRPSYLCGDDVESLPVVQHAVNFMELASNTQYEIICYMQPTSPLVRWQDIMKCYKKLLEKKSLSAVTVTTVSTHPFKMKRMLSDGKLINYIDQGFDDMRPRQKLPPVFRRAGSVYMSRRKVVMEDNTLISDDCMGVVVPPHTAIDIDKKEDLELARICYDNYKN, from the coding sequence GTGGCTAATTCAGTATTATTTGTAATAATTGCAAGAATGGGTTCAAAGGGTATAAAGAACAAAAATTTATGTGAAATTGGAGGGATTACATTAGTAGAACATACAATTCGTGCTGCAAAAACTGCAGCATCACAAATACATGGATCAAGGATTGTAGTAAGCACAGATGGACAAGAAATCATAGATATCGCACTGAAGAATAAAGTTGATGCTCCTTTCGTAAGACCAAGTTATTTATGTGGTGATGATGTTGAATCATTGCCCGTAGTGCAGCATGCGGTAAATTTTATGGAACTGGCAAGCAATACTCAGTATGAGATTATTTGCTATATGCAGCCAACATCACCTCTTGTTAGATGGCAAGACATCATGAAATGCTACAAGAAATTGCTTGAGAAGAAGTCACTTAGTGCAGTAACAGTAACAACAGTCTCTACGCATCCATTTAAAATGAAGAGAATGCTTTCTGATGGAAAACTAATCAATTATATTGATCAGGGTTTTGATGATATGCGTCCACGTCAGAAGCTGCCACCGGTTTTTAGAAGGGCTGGCAGCGTTTACATGAGCCGAAGGAAAGTAGTAATGGAGGATAATACACTCATATCAGATGATTGCATGGGTGTGGTAGTCCCTCCTCATACTGCAATAGATATTGATAAAAAAGAAGACCTTGAGCTGGCAAGAATTTGTTATGATAACTACAAGAATTAA
- a CDS encoding N-acetylneuraminate synthase family protein produces the protein MADAAAKAGATHVKVQHIFADKLVYRPQFEEDNKAARSLFRPWEREFERLKGLELTTRDYERFVGHVRDQLGLIPVTTCFTRDTIPRIIDEGFREIKVASYDCASYPLIRELADKFDGLIVSTGATFEDELMHTISILKESSKPYSLLHCVTQYPTPMSNSNLSRIKRLQELCSRVGYSDHSNPSNDGTYASKAAIYLGAKIIERHFSILSAEETKDGPVSVGLEETADIINFAKKSTDEQIDELLTGCPEWEQMIGSSERLLSPDELINRSYYRGRFASLRKGYTNHYSEVINNWEETPL, from the coding sequence ATGGCTGATGCTGCGGCTAAAGCTGGTGCGACTCATGTCAAAGTCCAGCATATATTTGCAGACAAACTGGTCTATCGCCCTCAGTTCGAGGAGGACAATAAAGCAGCGAGGTCGCTATTCCGTCCATGGGAGAGAGAATTTGAACGCCTAAAGGGACTGGAATTAACGACTAGGGACTACGAAAGATTTGTGGGTCATGTGAGGGATCAACTAGGTTTAATCCCAGTAACGACTTGTTTTACACGAGATACTATACCCAGGATAATTGATGAGGGATTTCGTGAAATCAAAGTAGCAAGTTACGATTGTGCGTCTTATCCTTTAATAAGAGAGTTGGCTGATAAGTTTGATGGACTAATAGTATCTACAGGCGCAACATTTGAAGACGAGCTAATGCACACAATATCTATTTTAAAAGAATCATCAAAGCCATATTCACTCTTGCATTGTGTAACACAGTATCCAACACCAATGAGCAATAGCAATCTAAGCCGCATAAAAAGACTCCAAGAATTGTGCTCAAGAGTGGGATACAGTGACCACAGCAATCCCTCAAATGATGGAACATATGCATCGAAAGCTGCAATTTATCTAGGCGCAAAAATTATTGAAAGGCATTTTTCGATCCTAAGTGCCGAAGAGACTAAAGATGGACCAGTATCAGTTGGATTAGAAGAAACAGCCGATATTATTAATTTTGCGAAGAAATCAACAGATGAGCAAATTGATGAGCTATTGACTGGATGCCCTGAATGGGAGCAGATGATTGGTTCATCTGAAAGATTGCTGTCTCCAGATGAATTAATAAATAGATCCTATTACAGGGGGCGTTTTGCTTCATTGCGGAAAGGATACACTAATCATTACTCGGAAGTTATTAACAACTGGGAGGAAACACCACTATGA